From one Thermovirga sp. genomic stretch:
- the queA gene encoding tRNA preQ1(34) S-adenosylmethionine ribosyltransferase-isomerase QueA, with protein MERSPRKDSIPPEGPPVGIKNPYDASLYHYDLPESLIAQTPAEPRDSSRLMVVDRTSGTIQHRVFREIAELLVRKDLLVLNDTRVVKARLSAIKAGGGAPIEIFLLKPLGGKRSVLWETLVRPGRRVKPGQRLVLDRGVEVVIGESAGQGSRICRFPPETDVWNLMEESGAMPFPPYVHNPFIDAERYQTVYGTREGSVAAPTAGLHFTPSLLEGIASRGIRTAWITLDVGLGTFRPVKEQDIRLHKMHSEECFVPGETASAIKETRDAGGRVIAVGTTVVRALESRATQEGKVRPGSFSTDAFYYPGYRFRTIDAMITNFHLPRSTLLMLVCAFTGKELAMRAYDEAIERRYRFFSFGDALFIQ; from the coding sequence ATGGAACGGTCACCCCGAAAGGATTCGATCCCGCCCGAAGGGCCTCCCGTCGGGATCAAAAACCCTTACGACGCAAGCCTTTATCATTATGATCTACCTGAATCCCTGATCGCTCAAACCCCGGCCGAACCCAGGGACTCCTCGAGGCTCATGGTGGTGGATCGTACCTCGGGGACAATCCAGCACCGGGTGTTCAGGGAGATCGCGGAACTCCTGGTTCGGAAGGACCTGCTGGTGCTAAACGACACGAGGGTGGTCAAGGCCCGGCTTAGTGCCATAAAGGCAGGAGGAGGGGCACCGATCGAGATTTTCCTGTTGAAACCTCTGGGAGGCAAGAGGTCGGTTCTTTGGGAGACCCTTGTAAGACCTGGAAGGCGAGTCAAGCCGGGACAACGCCTGGTCCTCGACAGGGGCGTGGAGGTCGTCATCGGGGAGAGCGCCGGGCAGGGTTCCAGGATTTGCCGTTTCCCACCGGAGACCGACGTCTGGAACCTGATGGAAGAGTCCGGTGCTATGCCCTTCCCTCCCTATGTTCACAACCCCTTCATCGATGCCGAGAGGTACCAGACAGTCTACGGAACGCGGGAGGGTTCGGTGGCGGCCCCGACAGCGGGCCTCCACTTCACTCCCTCCCTGCTCGAAGGGATCGCTTCAAGGGGGATCAGGACGGCCTGGATAACCCTGGACGTGGGGTTGGGCACCTTCAGACCCGTAAAAGAACAGGATATCAGGCTACACAAGATGCATAGCGAGGAGTGTTTTGTTCCTGGGGAAACAGCTTCGGCCATCAAGGAGACGAGGGATGCGGGTGGCAGGGTCATCGCCGTCGGAACAACGGTGGTGAGAGCCCTCGAGAGCAGGGCGACGCAAGAGGGAAAGGTACGGCCGGGTTCATTCAGCACCGATGCCTTTTACTATCCCGGCTACAGATTCCGGACCATCGATGCCATGATCACTAACTTTCACCTTCCCCGGAGCACATTGCTGATGCTGGTCTGCGCTTTCACCGGGAAGGAGCTGGCCATGAGGGCTTACGATGAAGCCATCGAGAGGCGTTACCGCTTCTTTTCCTTCGGCGATGCCCTGTTCATCCAGTAA
- a CDS encoding HTH domain-containing protein, producing the protein MKKVSQQEGFSSIIGMISEIESMVDRIGLPSKAPPARVGPTERAVSWAVANVLSLPLSQAARILLISSLLGSDGRDVDCRFNELAALSGLSERTAYRALKEIKESGFFEIQVTPGSGVRISAGWLWDEPREGAREFFQERMP; encoded by the coding sequence GTGAAAAAGGTCAGCCAACAGGAGGGGTTTTCCTCCATAATTGGTATGATATCCGAGATCGAGAGCATGGTAGACCGTATCGGTTTACCTTCAAAAGCGCCTCCGGCAAGAGTGGGACCTACCGAAAGGGCGGTCTCGTGGGCCGTGGCCAATGTTCTGTCCCTGCCCCTGTCACAAGCCGCCAGGATCCTCCTGATATCGTCCCTCCTGGGAAGCGATGGCCGCGATGTCGATTGCCGTTTCAACGAACTGGCCGCCCTCTCGGGGCTTTCGGAGAGGACGGCCTACAGGGCTCTCAAGGAGATCAAGGAATCGGGCTTCTTCGAGATCCAGGTCACTCCGGGTAGCGGCGTCAGGATATCGGCGGGGTGGTTGTGGGATGAACCGCGGGAGGGCGCGAGGGAGTTTTTCCAGGAAAGGATGCCGTAA